In one window of Drosophila mauritiana strain mau12 chromosome X, ASM438214v1, whole genome shotgun sequence DNA:
- the LOC117148217 gene encoding homeobox protein caupolican-like, which translates to MTAVATATLATTTAAAGTSATAECKTTTVAASSSGNNSAGNHNNIGNISSSSSGAITNNNSSNGGNINIAIGDSVNGHNHHHHHHHHRHHHLLDTPASSAAGLATAAGGGGTAASIPVAVTPVGNTPATASSSVSAAVAVAAAASAAPSSVASYERSERRPPLLGAPPALSTVSNNNGRSGAAIAYHSLMPNYYPSTRQLHMHGHARGHAHPPQHGQPHPHQQPQPHSHPHAYQLQSLSHYHQQL; encoded by the coding sequence ATGACGGCagtggcaacagcaacattgGCGACGACGACGGCGGCAGCAGGGACATCGGCCACAGCTGAGTGCAAGACAACAACGGTGGCTGcgagcagcagcggcaacaacagcgCTGGTAATCACAACAACATCGGCAatatcagcagcagcagcagcggcgccatcaccaacaacaacagcagcaacggcGGCAACATCAACATCGCCATCGGCGACTCAGTGAACGGACACaaccatcatcatcaccaccatcaccatAGGCATCATCATTTGCTGGACACGCCGGCCAGCAGTGCTGCGGGattagcaacagcagcaggaggaggagggacAGCAGCATCAATCCCAGTGGCAGTCACACCGGTTGGCAATacaccagcaacagcatcgTCATCAGTatcagctgcagttgcagttgcagctgcagcttcaGCAGCACCAAGCAGCGTGGCCAGCTACGAGCGATCGGAGCGAAGACCCCCATTGCTGGGAGCACCACCGGCGCTGTCCACGgttagcaacaacaacggccgATCGGGCGCAGCGATCGCTTATCACTCGCTGATGCCGAACTATTATCCCAGCACGCGGCAGCTGCACATGCATGGCCATGCCCGGGGTCACGCGCACCCACCACAGCACGGTCAACCCCATCCCCACCAGCAACCCCAGCCACACTCGCATCCCCACGCGTACCAACTGCAGTCGCTAAGCCACTACCATCAGCAACTTTAA
- the LOC117148854 gene encoding ubiquitin carboxyl-terminal hydrolase MINDY-3 homolog produces the protein MNEKIVPEQRGGEDSPSSVTAKSATAAASASSASMTLASAALESHKTTTTASSNPRTSGACASSSSSSQSASAPASASSYQEKQPMLNATDMRELREIKQLLWGDNVREDVFKRWSQGFEYSKVEPSALVQKQGGPCAVIAPVQAYLLKIIIMDLPGIKLSEISPDKSQSLLIQALCDILKNCRAPRYRIVHLLRRRGNATEAGSPKKSSPAGEEGSAPAGQATGSSEEVEEAAEATPASVSKLSQTLQLDQDLHEEVSPDEFHERLHTLHFKDIESVARYYMENYGQLAHTYGVLLFMYSVFLTKGSELVAADISDTSEPLIHSTYGYGGQSLINLMLTGRAVAHVWDNEQDVGGLKLRGICEQSDIGFITLMEEMRYCTVGSFFKNPRYPVWVMGSDTHLTVLFSNEKRLVSPETPSETGRRIFKSYDPEGNNFISTTMLREVLVALNLVSEPAYVALMQKRLDPENLGIILLNAFMDEFFPLESRSTPDTFELMHYNGIPGSNENNKVRYYCGTAILLEGDLKSVCTSNPMVTCLQTKWPNIEINWHDGHMPSLN, from the exons ATGAACGAGAAAATCGTGCCGGAGCAGCGCGGCGGCGAAGATTCCCCATCCTCCGTCACGGCAAAAAGTGCAACGGCAGCGGCGTCAGCGTCGTCAGCGTCGATGACGTTGGCCTCGGCGGCCTTGGAATCGCACAAGACGACCACGACCGCCAGCAGCAACCCTCGCACCAGTGGAGCATGTGCATCCTCCTCGTCATCCTCTCAATCTGCATCTGCACCTGCATCGGCGTCCAGCTACCAGGAAAAGCAGCCGATGCTGAATGCCACCGATATGCGCGAACTGCGCGAAATCAAGCAGTTGCTGTGGGGCGACAATGTGCGCGAAGATGTATTCAAGCGTTGGTCTCAAG GATTCGAGTATAGTAAAGTGGAACCGTCTGCATTGGTGCAGAAGCAGGGCGGTCCTTGTGCTGTGATAGCGCCGGTGCAGGCGTACTTGCTTAAGATTATTATCATGGACTTGCCAGGCATCAAGCTCTCGGAG ATTTCCCCCGACAAATCGCAGAGCCTGCTGATCCAGGCATTGTGTGACATCCTGAAGAACTGTCGGGCGCCGCGTTACCGCATCGTCCATCTCTTGCGCCGACGAGGAAACGCTACAGAGGCTGGATCACCCAAAAAAAGCTCACCGGCCGGCGAGGAAGGATCTGCTCCAGCTGGCCAAGCGACAGGATCTTCCGAAGAGGTGGAGGAGGCGGCTGAAGCCACTCCCGCCTCGGTGAGCAAGTTGTCCCAGACCCTGCAGCTCGATCAGGACTTGCACGAGGAAGTGTCGCCGGATGAGTTCCACGAGCGCCTGCACACGCTCCACTTTAAGGATATCGAATCCGTGGCCCGTTACTATATGGAGAACTACGGCCAGCTGGCGCACACATACGGCGTGCTGCTGTTCATGTACTCGGTGTTCCTCACCAAGGGCTCGGAGCTGGTTGCGGCCGATATATCGGACACGTCGGAGCCCCTGATACACAGCACATACGGCTATGGCGGTCAGTCGCTGATTAACCTGATGCTAACTGGGCGAGCCGTTGCCCATGTCTGGGATAATGAGCAAGACGTTGGCGGACTGAAGCTGCGTGGCATCTGTGAGCAGAGCGACATCGGCTTTATAACACTGATGGAGGAAATGCGTTACTGCACGGTGGGCTCCTTCTTCAAGAACCCACGCTATCCCGTATGGGTGATGGGCTCCGATACGCATTTAACCG TTCTGTTCAGCAACGAAAAGAGGCTTGTCTCGCCAGAGACGCCCTCGGAAACTGGTCGACGTATCTTCAAATCGTACGACCCGGAGGGCAACAATTTCATATCGACCACAATGCTGCGCGAAGTCCTCGTCGCCTTGAATCTGGTCAGCGAGCCGGCCTA TGTCGCCCTCATGCAGAAGCGTCTTGATCCGGAGAACTTGGGCATTATACTGCTAAATGCGTTCATGGACGAGTTCTTCCCGCTGGAGAGCCGCTCCACGCCTGATACGTTCGAGCTGATGCACTACAACGGCATACCGGGCTCCAATGAGAACAACAAG GTGCGCTACTATTGCGGCACGGCCATTTTGCTGGAAGGCGATCTGAAGTCGGTCTGCACCTCGAACCCGATGGTCACCTGCCTGCAGACCAAGTGGCCAAACATCGAGATAAACTGGCACGACGGCCATATGCCCTCCTTGAATTGA